The genomic stretch ACGCAATAATCTATGTTAGTGAAGGAGATTTAAGAAAGGCTATAAATGTATTACAAACTGCTGCTGCGTTAAGCAATGTTATAGATGATGAAATTATCTATAAAGTATCTTCAAGAGCAAGACCTGAGGAAGTTAAAAAAATGATGGAATTGGCGTTAGAAGGCAAATTTATGGAGGCGAGAGATTTATTATATAAACTTATGGTTGAGTGGGGAATGAGTGGGGAAGATATATTAAATCAGATGTTTAGAGAGATAAATAATTTAAACATTGATGAAAGAAAAAAGGTTGAATTGGCAGATTACATTGGAGAAACTGACTTTAGAATAGTAGAAGGAGCTAATGAACGAATTCAGCTAAGTTCTTTACTTGCAAAAATGGCTTTATTGGGTAAAAAATAATTTTTTTATTTATTTTTTCTCTTCCATCTTTATAGCATTGACTGGACAAACCTTTACACATTTTCCACATAATATGCATTTATCCTTAATGATCTTAACTTTACCTCCTTCTTCTTCAATAGCATTGACTGGACACTCTTCAACACAGACAAAACAACCCACACATAAGTTTTTATTAACTTCAATGTCTTTTGTTTTTATAACTTCCCCTATCTCATTTTCTACCTTTATACATTTTTTTGGACACACTTCCATACAAGCTCCACAACCCATACATAAATCTAAATTAATCTCTATACTCTTCCTTATCTCAACCTTTATAGCCCCAGTTGGACAGTATCTTGCACAAATTCCACATTTTACACATTTATCTTTATCTATGTAATAATTTTTTAGTCTAATTTTTCTATGGGGAATGGTTTTTTCTTTTATTACATAATGTATTTCTCTATCTTTAATCTCAGCTTTTCCATCTATTACATATATAGCCCCAACTGGACATGTTTGAGCACAGATTTCACATTTAACACATTTCTCATCAATAATTTTTACAGACTTTCTAATTTTAGCCTTTTCTATTGCATTTACTGGACACTCTTTATAGCATAGATTACATCTAACGCATTTACTTTCATTGACATATAGTGATTTGTAAGATATTGGCTTTATTTTGTGAGCCACTTCACTAATATACTCTTTATCTCCATCCATCTTTGATAAAATTTCATTTAAAGATTTTTTTATTTCAATCAATCTAACCACCTATAAATTATCTCAATATAATAGCATTAAGAGGACACAGTTCTTCACATCTTCCACATAGCTCACATTTATTTATATCAATCCTTATTTTGGGTCCATACTCTTCAATAGCATTGTATGGGCAATTTCTTAGGCATACTAAACAGGAGGCGCATCTTTCTTTAATATACTCAATAAATTCATATTTGTTTATTTCAACAATTTTTGCAGTTTCGTTAATTTCGCATCTTAATTTTATTATTACAATGGCATCAGTTGGGCAAACTTTTTTACACTTTCCACAGAAAATACATTTTTCCCTATCAATTTTTATAAATAGGCCACTTTTATCATAAGATATGGCATTAACTGGGCAAACCTCTATACATTTCCCACAATTTATACATCTATCCTCTTTAACGATAATTTCCCTCTTGTTAAAAATTAAATTAAATTTTGGGAGTATTTTAATATTTTTATCTTCTAATTCTAAGTGTTTAGATATTATTCCTTTTATCATAAAACTCCCTCTTAAGTTCCTTTATCCTCTTATTTTCTTCATAAACTTTCTTTCTTAATTCCTCTTTCAGTTTATTAATTGCTAATTTTTCAATCTCTTCTAAAACCTTTCCATACTTCTTAGTGTAGTTAATTAAATCATTTTCAATTTTCTCAATTATTTCATCCTCTATTATTCTAACTTTAACAGCTTCCTTAGCTTCCTCAGGTTTAACTGGTTTTATAGCATTGACTGGACACTCTCTCTCACAAACTCCACAACTAACGCACAATTCTGGAACAATGTATGGAAGTTTTGTCTCTTTACTGATTTTAATTGCATCAACCTTACAAACTTTCTGACAAATTCTACAACCAATACATAAATCTTCATCAATAATATAGCAAATATCTCTCCTCTTTGGAATTATTGGAACTTTTAATCTTATTGCTGTTGTTGGACAAACTTCAATACATAAACCACATTTTACACAATTGACTACTTTTTTTTCTACTAAATCAATCTCCCCCACACACACATCCTTACAAATTCCGCAGGTTATACACAAACTATTAACTATGTGAGGAATATCCTCAATTTTATTTTCCTCTACTTCCAATCTATTAGTAATCTTTTTATTTTTTAGTTCAAATGCCTTTTCAATCTTTTCTTTTAGTTTTTTCTCATCAACGACTATTATGGCATTTTCTATTGGACACGCTTTTATACACTCTTTACAGGAAATACATAAGTCAATATCAATTACATACTTTCCATCCTTAATGTCAATAATATTTATTGGGCAAACTCTCTTACAGTTTCCACATCTTACGCAGGTTTCCTCATCTATAATAAGATTGTGATACTTTGGCTTGCTATAAAACAATCCCTCAGTTTCAACTCTATGCTTATCTATCTCTAAGACACCAGTAGGACAAACTTCGACACAGTTGGCACAGGCAATACATGAGTTTTCATCAATTTTTGGAATTTTTTTGTTATAATTTTCATTGTAAATTAATTCAATTGCAAAGGCAGGACAACTTTCTTTACATCCTTCGCAAGATATACATCTCTCAGGAAATTTAACAATAGGAGGAACTTTTCTATACCTTTCTGGTGGAATATAAGAACTTTTATTTGCCTTGGCATTAATAAAATTTTTAATCCATCTTTTTTTAACAAATTCATAAAGATACCATAAAGAGGATGCCATAAATACCACCCTAAATATGCCCAAATTTTATAGGAACTTCCTTACCATCTTTTACAGCAATTATAGTTCTTTCAGTACATGAGATGCAGGGATCTATACTGGCATAGGCAGATATTGCATCAGAGACTGTTGGGCAGGTTTTTAACATATACTTATATGCCTCTAAGTTCATTACAGTTGGAGTTCTGATCATTATTCTTTTTATAATCCCTCCATCAGAAATTTCCATTTTATATAATAGCTCTCCTCTTGGAGCTTCGTTTCTCCACTCACCCTTACCTCCTTTTATATCTACCTTAACTCTAATATCTCCTTGACTCTCTTCATACAATTCTAAACATTTTCTAATTAATCTAACACTCTCTAAGATTTCCTCATGCCTAACCATCATTCTTGCAAAGTTATCTCCCTCTTTTCTCCAAACTGGCTTAAATTTAAGTTCTTGGTATGTTGAATGTCTCAATCTCCAATCACTCTCTGGAAGCCCAGAGCCTCTACATACTGGTCCAACAGCCCTCGTTCTCATAATTTCGTGATAA from Methanocaldococcus lauensis encodes the following:
- a CDS encoding 4Fe-4S binding protein, with translation MDGDKEYISEVAHKIKPISYKSLYVNESKCVRCNLCYKECPVNAIEKAKIRKSVKIIDEKCVKCEICAQTCPVGAIYVIDGKAEIKDREIHYVIKEKTIPHRKIRLKNYYIDKDKCVKCGICARYCPTGAIKVEIRKSIEINLDLCMGCGACMEVCPKKCIKVENEIGEVIKTKDIEVNKNLCVGCFVCVEECPVNAIEEEGGKVKIIKDKCILCGKCVKVCPVNAIKMEEKK
- a CDS encoding 4Fe-4S binding protein, which encodes MASSLWYLYEFVKKRWIKNFINAKANKSSYIPPERYRKVPPIVKFPERCISCEGCKESCPAFAIELIYNENYNKKIPKIDENSCIACANCVEVCPTGVLEIDKHRVETEGLFYSKPKYHNLIIDEETCVRCGNCKRVCPINIIDIKDGKYVIDIDLCISCKECIKACPIENAIIVVDEKKLKEKIEKAFELKNKKITNRLEVEENKIEDIPHIVNSLCITCGICKDVCVGEIDLVEKKVVNCVKCGLCIEVCPTTAIRLKVPIIPKRRDICYIIDEDLCIGCRICQKVCKVDAIKISKETKLPYIVPELCVSCGVCERECPVNAIKPVKPEEAKEAVKVRIIEDEIIEKIENDLINYTKKYGKVLEEIEKLAINKLKEELRKKVYEENKRIKELKREFYDKRNNI
- a CDS encoding 4Fe-4S binding protein; translation: MIKGIISKHLELEDKNIKILPKFNLIFNKREIIVKEDRCINCGKCIEVCPVNAISYDKSGLFIKIDREKCIFCGKCKKVCPTDAIVIIKLRCEINETAKIVEINKYEFIEYIKERCASCLVCLRNCPYNAIEEYGPKIRIDINKCELCGRCEELCPLNAIILR